One Kineococcus radiotolerans SRS30216 = ATCC BAA-149 DNA window includes the following coding sequences:
- a CDS encoding pilus assembly PilX family protein, with amino-acid sequence MSARLRRRVDGDEGAALVLVLGTMVILTMFALTSLGLVMGAMKPTRVDQDSKRAFAAAQAGVDDFIARSNSNDTYYKNVATDTSNLAIAPTPAAPRGATVPGSRVNDQTFRYRMLSSVTEVAQTGTIRLEVTGYATNKSDVVSRKVIANLRPDSFLNYIYVTNYEVQDPELYANRLGLFYATLNNQLYLFYANPYQVKTQCQDYYYGNRKNARWRVNPTNPNTSLWRVPANSNGTPIAGVNPSEYTGGSFSGNVYDFNCQEIQWTGGDIVQGPLHSNDALQINGAVRFQDIKTETSWNTNPANGHLWWGGYTNDLPDNQPVYEAPLVMPSDNSELQTVATTSDGCTYSGATRITLVGNKMQVWSPGTTVAAANANGATCLSSNRTDLLNVPKVIFVKDRATSCSPGVVNGTTGVGFPLTALGENPTYGRYNPDFSCDKGDVYVQGTFSGATTIAASHDVVITGDIRYASGVTGTDVLGLIANRNAWVYHPVDGSGENLSGFTPVYNINAAILTLQNSFLVQNYDLGDNLSPTNAVATKLNVVGSIAQQFRGPVGTGGSPGTGYLKNYVWDSRLPANPPPFFIKPVSSPWYLEKLTDS; translated from the coding sequence ATGTCCGCTCGCCTGCGCCGCCGTGTCGATGGCGACGAGGGGGCTGCGCTCGTCCTCGTGCTGGGGACGATGGTCATCCTCACGATGTTCGCGCTGACCTCCCTGGGTCTCGTGATGGGGGCCATGAAGCCCACGCGCGTCGACCAGGACTCCAAGCGGGCGTTCGCCGCAGCCCAGGCCGGTGTGGACGACTTCATCGCCCGTTCCAACAGCAACGACACCTACTACAAGAACGTGGCCACGGACACGAGCAACCTGGCGATCGCCCCCACTCCGGCAGCACCGCGGGGTGCGACGGTGCCCGGTTCGAGGGTCAACGACCAGACCTTCCGTTACCGGATGCTCAGCTCCGTGACCGAAGTCGCGCAGACGGGAACGATCCGTCTAGAGGTGACTGGGTACGCCACCAACAAGTCCGACGTAGTCAGTCGCAAGGTCATCGCCAACCTCAGGCCCGACAGCTTCCTCAACTATATCTACGTCACGAACTACGAAGTGCAGGACCCGGAGTTGTACGCCAATCGACTGGGTCTCTTCTACGCTACGCTGAACAATCAGCTCTACCTCTTCTACGCGAACCCCTACCAGGTCAAGACGCAGTGCCAGGACTACTACTACGGTAATCGGAAGAATGCGCGCTGGCGGGTCAACCCGACCAACCCAAACACGAGTCTGTGGCGGGTGCCGGCGAACAGCAATGGTACTCCGATCGCCGGCGTCAACCCCTCGGAGTACACGGGTGGATCGTTCTCGGGGAACGTCTACGATTTCAACTGCCAAGAGATCCAGTGGACCGGTGGTGACATCGTGCAAGGTCCGCTCCACTCCAACGACGCCCTGCAGATCAACGGGGCGGTGCGCTTCCAGGACATCAAGACGGAGACGTCGTGGAACACGAACCCGGCCAATGGTCACCTGTGGTGGGGTGGGTACACGAACGATCTCCCCGACAACCAGCCCGTCTACGAGGCGCCCCTGGTCATGCCGAGCGACAACAGCGAGCTCCAAACGGTGGCGACCACCAGCGACGGCTGCACCTACAGCGGGGCCACCCGGATCACGCTCGTGGGCAACAAAATGCAGGTGTGGAGCCCCGGGACGACGGTCGCCGCGGCCAATGCCAACGGAGCGACCTGCCTCTCCTCCAACCGGACCGACCTCCTCAACGTCCCCAAGGTGATCTTCGTCAAGGATCGAGCCACCTCTTGCTCCCCCGGAGTCGTCAACGGGACGACCGGGGTGGGGTTCCCCCTCACAGCTCTGGGTGAGAACCCCACTTACGGCAGGTACAACCCCGACTTCAGTTGCGACAAGGGTGACGTGTATGTCCAGGGCACGTTCTCGGGGGCCACGACCATCGCCGCCTCCCACGACGTGGTCATCACCGGTGACATCCGCTACGCGTCGGGCGTGACCGGCACCGACGTTCTGGGGCTCATCGCCAACCGCAACGCCTGGGTCTACCACCCGGTGGACGGGTCCGGTGAGAACTTGAGCGGCTTCACGCCGGTGTACAACATCAACGCGGCCATCCTGACGTTGCAGAACAGCTTCCTGGTCCAGAACTACGATCTGGGCGACAACCTGTCACCGACGAACGCCGTGGCCACGAAGCTCAACGTCGTCGGATCCATCGCCCAGCAGTTTCGTGGGCCAGTCGGCACGGGCGGCAGTCCGGGAACCGGGTACCTGAAGAACTACGTCTGGGACTCCCGTCTACCGGCCAACCCCCCTCCGTTCTTCATCAAGCCGGTGTCCTCGCCCTGGTACCTCGAGAAATTGACCGACTCGTGA
- a CDS encoding prepilin peptidase: protein MVGVLVGSFLNVVVHRVPSGESVVAPASRCPVCGHAIRRRDNVPILSWLFLRGRCRDCGAPVSVRYPLVEGGTGLVFAVVALRVGPVEALPAYLYLAALAVALALIDVDVHRLPDAIVKPAYPVSLLLLVTATALTGEWSRYVHGLIGGAGLLLLYFLLYQLWPGGMGFGDVKLAGVLGLYLGWWGWEALVVGAFAAFLLGGIVGVGVLLTRRGGRKSRIPFGPFMLAGAWLALLFAQPVVDWYLSLFGITPSA, encoded by the coding sequence GTGGTCGGTGTCCTGGTCGGATCCTTCCTCAACGTCGTGGTGCACCGAGTGCCGTCGGGTGAGTCGGTGGTGGCTCCTGCCAGCCGCTGTCCTGTGTGCGGACACGCGATCCGGCGTCGTGACAACGTGCCGATCCTGTCCTGGTTGTTCTTGCGGGGACGGTGCCGGGACTGCGGCGCACCCGTCAGCGTCCGCTACCCCCTCGTCGAGGGGGGGACGGGACTGGTGTTCGCCGTGGTCGCCCTGCGCGTTGGACCCGTTGAAGCCCTGCCGGCTTACCTGTACCTGGCGGCTTTGGCCGTCGCCCTGGCGTTGATCGACGTGGACGTCCACCGACTGCCCGACGCGATCGTCAAGCCGGCCTACCCCGTCTCGCTGCTGCTCCTGGTCACCGCAACCGCCTTGACCGGGGAGTGGAGTCGATACGTTCACGGCCTGATCGGCGGTGCCGGGCTCCTGCTGCTGTACTTCCTGCTTTACCAGCTGTGGCCGGGTGGCATGGGGTTCGGCGACGTCAAGCTCGCCGGTGTTCTCGGCCTGTACCTTGGGTGGTGGGGGTGGGAAGCGCTCGTCGTGGGCGCCTTCGCGGCCTTCCTCCTCGGCGGCATCGTCGGCGTGGGTGTGCTGCTCACGCGTCGGGGCGGCCGCAAGAGCCGCATACCCTTCGGGCCCTTCATGCTCGCCGGCGCCTGGCTGGCGCTCCTCTTCGCGCAGCCCGTCGTCGACTGGTACCTCTCGCTCTTCGGCATCACGCCATCCGCGTGA
- the pilM gene encoding type IV pilus assembly protein PilM — MPGRTAIGLDIGTSGVRAAELSYGRDGITLEKFGQVALPEGAVRDGEVVERAVVADAIRALWKGSGFSGRKVSLGVANQRVVVRQVDLPWMSTAELKASLPLHVQDYLPMPVADAILDFHVTEELQDGEARGLRGLLVAAARDMVMSNVGAVQAAGLRSVSVDLTSFAVLRSVGRPQSEVATEALLDIGARVSNLVIHSAGQPRFVRVLLSGGQDVTDAIAERIGVPSAFAEAVKRGSAADLNDTDGHLAQSAIDLMLEVFVDEIRSSLDYYGASTPQFPVERIVVSGGGSMLTGIVAKLEAITRRPVVLGNPISALHIGRTGLDPDQLLTVQPLAAVPVGLALGGIS; from the coding sequence GTGCCCGGACGAACCGCTATCGGGCTCGACATCGGTACGTCGGGTGTGCGCGCCGCAGAACTGTCGTACGGGCGCGACGGCATCACGCTTGAGAAGTTCGGGCAGGTGGCCCTGCCCGAGGGCGCCGTCCGAGACGGTGAGGTCGTCGAGCGCGCCGTGGTGGCCGACGCCATCCGGGCACTGTGGAAGGGGAGCGGGTTCTCCGGCCGGAAGGTCTCCCTGGGGGTCGCCAACCAGCGCGTCGTCGTCCGGCAGGTCGACCTCCCGTGGATGTCGACCGCAGAGTTGAAGGCTTCCCTGCCCCTGCACGTGCAGGACTACCTGCCGATGCCGGTCGCTGACGCCATCCTCGACTTCCACGTCACAGAAGAGCTGCAGGACGGCGAAGCCCGCGGGCTGCGCGGGCTGCTGGTCGCCGCTGCTCGTGACATGGTGATGTCGAACGTCGGTGCGGTCCAGGCTGCCGGGCTGCGCTCGGTCTCGGTCGACCTCACGTCCTTCGCCGTCCTGCGCAGCGTCGGCAGGCCGCAGTCCGAAGTGGCGACCGAAGCCTTGCTCGACATCGGGGCGCGCGTGTCCAACCTGGTGATCCACTCTGCGGGTCAACCACGCTTCGTCCGTGTCCTCCTCTCTGGGGGGCAGGACGTCACGGATGCGATCGCGGAACGGATCGGAGTGCCCTCAGCATTCGCCGAGGCGGTGAAGCGGGGTTCCGCGGCCGACTTGAACGACACGGACGGTCACCTGGCTCAGAGCGCCATCGACCTCATGCTGGAGGTCTTCGTCGATGAGATCCGCAGCTCGCTCGACTACTACGGTGCATCCACCCCCCAGTTCCCCGTTGAGCGCATCGTCGTATCCGGCGGGGGTTCGATGCTCACCGGCATCGTCGCCAAGCTCGAGGCGATCACCCGCCGCCCCGTGGTTCTGGGGAACCCCATCTCGGCCCTCCACATCGGTCGGACCGGCCTCGACCCCGATCAGCTGCTGACGGTTCAGCCGCTCGCCGCCGTGCCGGTCGGTCTCGCCCTCGGAGGGATCTCATGA
- a CDS encoding PilN domain-containing protein — MSFQTLEAVATRTAVVRVNLLPPEFEEARRARRLQIGLGACLITVVAAAAGAYGVTAGHVADAQSALEAEQSRTAGLQAAQAPYAEVPKVEAQLRDAQAVAESVAAHDIPWYSYVDQLATNAPAELSLTSLTFAVNDTSAGTSATGTDPLAVTGVGTLSVTGQTKSQDKVAGWLESIGTIGGLANPTLTNSAYDASSGVVTFTSGATVTEAALLTEQ, encoded by the coding sequence ATGAGCTTCCAGACCTTGGAGGCGGTCGCGACACGTACCGCCGTCGTGCGGGTGAACCTCCTCCCCCCCGAGTTCGAGGAGGCGCGAAGAGCTCGTCGACTGCAGATCGGCCTCGGGGCCTGTCTGATCACCGTCGTGGCGGCGGCCGCGGGGGCCTACGGCGTCACCGCGGGGCACGTCGCTGATGCGCAGTCCGCCCTCGAAGCCGAGCAGTCACGAACCGCCGGCCTCCAGGCGGCTCAAGCTCCCTACGCCGAGGTGCCCAAGGTCGAAGCGCAGCTGCGGGACGCTCAGGCCGTCGCCGAGTCGGTGGCTGCTCACGACATTCCGTGGTACAGCTACGTCGATCAGCTGGCCACCAACGCCCCTGCCGAGCTGTCCCTGACCTCGTTGACCTTCGCCGTCAACGACACCAGTGCGGGCACGAGCGCCACCGGCACCGACCCCCTGGCTGTGACCGGTGTGGGAACACTGTCGGTGACGGGGCAGACGAAGTCCCAGGACAAGGTGGCGGGGTGGCTGGAGTCAATCGGGACCATCGGGGGACTCGCCAACCCCACGCTCACCAACAGCGCGTACGACGCGAGCTCGGGCGTCGTCACCTTCACGTCGGGGGCGACGGTCACCGAGGCCGCCCTGTTGACCGAGCAGTGA
- the pilO gene encoding type 4a pilus biogenesis protein PilO, with the protein MSTSRNTVLIAGTGALALLVLVASYFLLVAPKRAEAADLATQRVYAKEKNAGIEQQTRQLQSQFESIGDKRAQLAAIRSTLPAAADVPALLRQLEGYANTAGVVLTGVTPGTPEVFGSATDAATAQASGPQVVDIPLTITTSGSFSQTELFIKSTQADMQRFFLVENLALNAGDASTSGVVSTTLTGKIFVLQADAVTPSESTTQSAGTTAVPTGASAQ; encoded by the coding sequence ATGAGCACATCCAGGAACACCGTCTTGATCGCCGGCACCGGCGCTCTCGCGCTGCTCGTGCTGGTAGCCAGCTACTTCCTCCTCGTGGCGCCCAAGCGCGCCGAGGCCGCTGACCTGGCCACCCAGAGGGTCTACGCGAAGGAGAAGAACGCCGGGATCGAGCAGCAGACCCGGCAGTTGCAGTCCCAGTTCGAGAGCATCGGCGACAAGCGGGCTCAGCTCGCGGCCATCCGCTCGACCCTTCCAGCCGCGGCGGACGTCCCGGCGCTCCTGCGCCAGCTCGAAGGGTACGCGAACACCGCGGGTGTGGTGTTGACCGGCGTCACGCCCGGCACCCCTGAAGTCTTCGGGTCCGCCACGGACGCTGCGACGGCACAGGCTTCCGGGCCCCAGGTCGTGGACATCCCCCTGACGATCACCACCTCCGGCTCGTTCTCCCAGACCGAGCTGTTCATCAAGTCCACGCAGGCGGACATGCAGCGGTTCTTCCTCGTCGAGAACCTGGCCCTGAACGCCGGTGACGCTTCGACGAGCGGGGTGGTGTCCACGACCCTGACCGGCAAGATCTTCGTCCTGCAAGCCGATGCGGTGACGCCGAGCGAGTCCACCACCCAGTCCGCGGGGACCACCGCGGTGCCCACGGGAGCGAGTGCCCAATGA
- a CDS encoding cell wall-binding repeat-containing protein: MFSTDNTRRGRRSVVALVLAGAAVLTAGGSAAAGTPVTAHRTYGADRYATAAYLENYASRDTAYIVTGEKFADGVTAGALAGQPGSNLFLTSRGQLPDAVRKVIGYYRNVVVVGGADVVSADVVTWLQQNTRARITRVEGRDRYETATRLSATAFSPGVSNVLVATGLDYADALSASAVAATTGVPVLTVPGTSIPESTRLELLRLAPQRITVLGGEASVSRDVAVDLQQFTGGPVERIYGDDRYQTAVAVSKRFFGPGVPFVQLASGTSWPDAIAAGAKAGRNASPLLLTPRSCVPQFVNLEIERLRTRDLQAVGGDASYSQAAAKRTSCEAGPKTYLDELAAPTGNARFLGGNVTMAGVFYPRTVAFSTYAPTNSSQELPNGEYRTWSLGAKRSRFTTVVGIADGTTSGLRSRVQVYGDERPLGTYEVSVGNPAVIDLDVRGVDNLKVVTTSSARSASDEDGATVFLGDAAVN, translated from the coding sequence GTGTTCTCTACTGACAACACGCGACGTGGTCGCCGGTCCGTGGTGGCGCTGGTGCTGGCCGGTGCGGCGGTCCTCACGGCCGGCGGGTCCGCCGCCGCAGGGACCCCCGTGACCGCCCACCGCACCTACGGGGCCGACCGGTACGCCACGGCCGCCTACCTCGAGAACTACGCCTCCCGCGACACCGCCTACATCGTCACGGGTGAGAAGTTCGCGGACGGTGTCACGGCCGGCGCGCTTGCCGGGCAGCCGGGATCCAACCTCTTCCTGACGTCGCGCGGACAGCTGCCCGACGCCGTGCGCAAGGTCATCGGCTACTACCGCAACGTCGTGGTGGTCGGTGGTGCCGATGTCGTCTCCGCCGATGTCGTGACGTGGTTGCAGCAGAACACCCGGGCGCGCATCACCCGGGTGGAGGGCAGGGACCGTTACGAAACGGCAACCCGCTTGTCCGCGACCGCGTTCTCGCCGGGTGTGTCCAACGTGCTCGTGGCCACGGGGCTCGACTACGCGGACGCTCTCTCCGCCTCCGCCGTCGCGGCGACCACAGGCGTACCCGTCCTGACCGTTCCCGGCACGTCCATCCCCGAAAGCACCCGTCTGGAGCTGCTGCGCCTGGCCCCGCAGCGGATCACCGTCCTCGGCGGCGAGGCATCGGTGAGCCGCGACGTGGCCGTCGACCTCCAGCAGTTCACCGGGGGGCCGGTCGAGCGCATCTACGGCGATGACCGCTACCAGACCGCCGTCGCGGTCAGCAAGCGGTTCTTCGGGCCAGGGGTCCCGTTCGTGCAGTTGGCTTCAGGGACGAGCTGGCCCGACGCCATCGCCGCGGGTGCCAAGGCCGGCAGGAACGCCTCGCCGCTCCTGCTGACCCCGCGCTCCTGCGTCCCCCAGTTCGTGAACCTGGAGATCGAACGGTTGCGCACCCGCGATCTCCAGGCGGTGGGTGGGGACGCCTCGTACTCCCAGGCCGCGGCCAAGCGCACGTCGTGCGAGGCGGGCCCGAAAACCTACCTGGACGAGCTGGCCGCGCCGACGGGCAACGCGAGGTTCCTCGGGGGCAACGTCACGATGGCGGGGGTCTTCTACCCGCGCACCGTGGCGTTCTCGACGTACGCCCCGACGAACTCCTCGCAGGAGCTCCCCAACGGGGAGTACCGGACCTGGAGCCTCGGCGCGAAGCGTTCACGCTTCACCACGGTCGTCGGCATCGCCGATGGCACGACGTCGGGCCTGCGGTCCAGGGTCCAGGTCTACGGCGATGAGCGCCCCCTGGGGACCTACGAGGTGTCCGTCGGCAACCCGGCTGTGATCGACCTGGACGTCCGCGGGGTGGACAACCTCAAGGTGGTGACGACGTCGTCCGCGCGGTCAGCGTCCGACGAAGACGGCGCGACAGTCTTCCTGGGTGACGCCGCCGTCAACTGA
- a CDS encoding shikimate kinase: MIVLVGFMGAGKTTVGRLLATRLGLPFVDTDHVVEARAGRPVREIFTTDGEATFRDLEQAAVEEVLAGPQAVVSLGGGACGREATREVLREHVVVHLDVSLPEVRRRTAGDVSRPVLRRPGLEELHAARRTVFHEIADVEVPTDGRRAEDVAGGVFDAVAGRLAQPENGARDAPLRAPGRPEAGIPAADGAPAGASNDLAEDR; this comes from the coding sequence GTGATCGTCCTCGTCGGCTTCATGGGCGCCGGCAAGACGACCGTGGGCCGTCTCCTCGCGACCCGCCTCGGACTCCCGTTCGTCGATACCGACCACGTGGTCGAGGCTCGCGCGGGCCGTCCGGTCCGGGAGATCTTCACCACCGACGGCGAGGCGACCTTCCGCGACCTCGAGCAGGCCGCCGTCGAGGAGGTCCTCGCCGGCCCGCAGGCCGTGGTGTCGCTGGGCGGCGGGGCCTGCGGGCGGGAGGCGACCCGCGAGGTCCTGCGCGAGCACGTGGTCGTCCACCTCGACGTCTCCCTGCCCGAGGTGAGGCGGCGGACCGCCGGTGACGTCTCCCGCCCGGTGCTGCGACGGCCCGGTCTCGAGGAGCTGCACGCCGCCCGCCGGACCGTCTTCCACGAGATCGCCGACGTCGAGGTCCCCACCGACGGGCGCAGAGCCGAGGACGTCGCCGGTGGGGTCTTCGACGCGGTCGCGGGTCGCCTGGCTCAGCCCGAGAACGGGGCCCGGGACGCGCCGCTGCGCGCACCGGGTCGTCCCGAGGCGGGGATTCCCGCCGCAGACGGCGCACCGGCCGGTGCGTCGAACGACCTCGCGGAGGACAGATGA
- the aroB gene encoding 3-dehydroquinate synthase, translating into MTTPTTNPGPVRIAVDGEAPYDVLIGRGLLGELRGMLGPRVAKVLIVHPRALRSTGEAVRDDLIAQGLEAILAEVPDGEEAKSAEVAAFCWTVLGQSDFTRSDAVVGVGGGAVTDLAGFVAATWLRGVRVVQVPTTLLAMVDAAVGGKTGINTAEGKNLVGSFHPPAGVLCDLDALDTLPLHDLRAGLAEVVKCGFIADPRILELVEADVAAATDPRSPVLAELVERAVRVKARVVGEDLKESDLREILNYGHTFAHAVELVERYQWRHGAAVSVGLVYVAELARMAGRLSDADADRHRSVLRSLGLPTTYRGDRWPQLLDAMKRDKKARGALLRFVVLDGIGKPSRLEGPDPAMLQAAYAEISAE; encoded by the coding sequence ATGACCACCCCGACCACGAACCCTGGACCCGTCCGCATCGCCGTCGACGGGGAAGCCCCCTACGACGTCCTCATCGGCCGCGGCCTGCTGGGGGAACTGCGCGGGATGCTGGGCCCGAGGGTCGCGAAGGTCCTCATCGTGCACCCGCGGGCGCTGCGCAGCACCGGCGAGGCGGTGCGCGACGACCTGATCGCTCAGGGTCTCGAAGCGATCCTGGCCGAGGTCCCCGACGGCGAGGAGGCGAAGTCAGCGGAGGTCGCCGCGTTCTGCTGGACGGTGCTGGGGCAGTCGGACTTCACCCGCTCCGATGCCGTCGTCGGGGTCGGCGGGGGGGCGGTCACCGACCTCGCCGGGTTCGTGGCGGCCACCTGGCTGCGGGGGGTCCGCGTGGTCCAGGTCCCGACGACGCTGCTGGCGATGGTCGACGCGGCCGTCGGCGGCAAGACGGGCATCAACACGGCGGAGGGCAAGAACCTTGTCGGCTCGTTCCACCCGCCGGCGGGGGTGCTCTGCGACCTCGACGCCCTCGACACCCTGCCGCTGCACGACCTGCGGGCCGGGCTGGCTGAGGTCGTGAAGTGCGGTTTCATCGCCGACCCGCGGATCCTCGAGCTCGTCGAGGCCGACGTCGCCGCGGCCACCGACCCTCGCTCGCCGGTGCTGGCCGAGCTCGTCGAGCGCGCCGTGCGCGTGAAGGCCCGGGTGGTGGGGGAGGACCTCAAGGAGTCCGACCTGCGCGAGATCCTCAACTACGGGCACACCTTCGCCCACGCCGTGGAGCTCGTCGAGCGCTACCAGTGGCGCCACGGCGCGGCCGTCAGCGTCGGCCTCGTCTACGTCGCCGAGCTGGCCCGGATGGCCGGGCGGCTGTCCGACGCGGACGCCGACCGGCACCGGTCCGTCCTGCGGTCCCTGGGCCTGCCCACGACCTACCGCGGGGACCGGTGGCCGCAGCTGCTCGACGCGATGAAGCGGGACAAGAAGGCCCGGGGCGCGCTGCTGCGGTTCGTCGTCCTCGACGGGATCGGCAAGCCCTCCCGCTTGGAGGGCCCCGACCCCGCGATGCTGCAGGCCGCCTACGCCGAGATCAGCGCGGAGTGA